In Parasegetibacter sp. NRK P23, the genomic stretch GTGAAATTGATGTTCACTTCATCAAACAACACCCTTTTGCCGTAAGCCAGCGTTACATTCTTTACACTAATCATGAATACTTAATGTTTTGAGGGTGCAAAGGTAGGACATTCATGGGGGACATCAAAAAGCCCGCTCAGTACATTTTCGCCTCCTGCTTTACATGACGGATACCTACTATACGGCAGGTGTTACCAACGATCCGGAAGGAAACACGGTAACTGTACACTACCAGGAAACGATAGGTTCCGTTGTTGTTCCACTTACGACCATCAGGCGGATAAGCATGGGGATGACGCGCCATTTTATGTATGGCATCGTAAATCGCCTTCATTAACTTCAGACAATAAGCGGGGGCATAATATTCGAAATAATCTGAGATGCGTTGTTTCTGATTCAAAGCCTGCCTTGACCAGATAATTTCCGCCGCATCCTGCTCTCCCATTCACTGAATTGCTTTAACACTTCTTCGTGGGTCACGAATTCACCCCGCTCTACCTGAGCGTTCCCCTCTTCCAGTTCCTGATCGTATGCATCGAGGTACTCCTGGGTCAGGTATTCGTTACCGCATTTTACCAATATTTTTTTCTCCTCACGCTTCTCCATATGCTCAGATTTTTACCAAAGCTACACATTCGGGGATGGGTTCCAAAAGTTTTCAGGGGAGAAAAAAACGGGGTGTAATGGCGTTTTTTCACGGATAAAAGTGCTGAATCTCCTGCCGGACGTAGATTTGAGTTCTTACCAGAGGTTGGGACATTTTCTTAGTGAAACATATTTGTATTTCTCGTGATTGCTTCGTATCTCACAATAGCTTCATACTTCGCAACGCCACGACGCGGCAGAAGGCATTAAAAAAGGCGCCCCCTACAGTGCGCCTTTTTTATACAAAACCTATTTAATCTCTTATTCAGAAACCAATCCCGCTGAGATGTATTCTCCGTTCAGGCGCGCAATATTGGTAATGGAAATTTCTTTGGGGCACGTGGCTTCGCAGGCTCCGGTGTTGGTACATGCGCCAAATCCTTCCTTGTCCATCTGGGCCACCATGTTAAGTACACGCGTTTTTCTTTCCGGGCCGCCCTGTGGCAACAAAGCGAGGTGAGAAACCTTGGCGGAGAGGAAAAGCATTGCGGAAGAGTTCTTACATGCTGCCACACAAGCTCCGCAACCAATACAGGCCGCAGCGGCGAAAGCAGCATCGGCTTTTTCCTTTTCAATGGGAATGGCGTTTCCATCCACCGCGTTACCGGTATTCACGGAAATATACCCTCCGGCCTGGATGATGCGGTCGAAAGAAGTTCTGTCCACCACCAAATCTTTCAGTACGGGGAAAGCCTTTGCCCTCCAGGGTTCCACCACTACGGTATCGCCATCTTTGAAGGCGCGCATGTGGAGCTGGCAGGTGGTGGTTCCTTCCCAGGGACCGTGGGGTTTGCCGTTGATGTGCATGGAACACATGCCGCAGATACCTTCCCGGCAATCATGATCGAAAGCGATGGGGTCCTTTCCTTCTTTGATCAGCCTTTCATTCAACACGTCGAACATTTCGAGGAACGACATTTCGGAGGAGATATCGCTCACCTGGTATGTTTCAAACCTTCCGGCATCCTGCTGGTTTTCCTGGCGCCATACTTTTAAATTCAGGTTCATGGTATAGTGTTCCATGGTATATTCCGGTTTATAAAGTCTAAGATTTATTTGTAAGAACGTTGTGAGGGTTTTGCTATTTCGAAACTGAGTTCCTCTTTGTGAAGCTCCCAATTGTGCAATCCCTTGTATTCCCAGGCGGCAACATAGGCGTATTCCTCGTCGTTCCTCAGCGCCTCACCATCTTCAGTCTGCGATTCTTCTCTGAAGTGTCCGCCACAACTTTCACGTCTATTGAGGGCATCGATGCACATCAGTTCACCCAGTTCGATAAAGTCAGCAACGCGGTTGGCCTTATCCAGTTCAGGGTTCATCTCATTAATCTTTCCGGGGATACGCACGTCGCTCCAGAATTCCGCCCTCAGCGCCCGAACCTCTTCAATCGCCTGCTTCAGTCCGGCTTCATTTCTCGCCATACCGCATTTATCCCAGATGATTTTGCCCAAACGTTTGTGGAAACTTTCAACAGATTGCGTTCCCTTAATGTTCATGAGTGTATTGATACGATCGCTCACTTCTTTTTCAGCGGCTTCGAACGCGGGGTGCGAAGTGGGGATCGAGGCCGTTCTGATATCATCGGCGAGGTAGTTACCAATGGTGTAAGGAATCACGAAGTAGCCATCGGCCAGTCCCTGCATCAGCGCGGAAGCTCCCAAACGGTTGGCCCCGTGGTCGGAGAAGTTGGCTTCACCCAACGCGTACAATCCGGGAATATTCGTCATCAGTTCGTAATCCACCCACAGTCCACCCATTGTATAGTGCACAGCCGGGTAGATGCGCATGGGTTGTTCGTATGGATTCTCGCCTGTAATCTTTTCGTACATATCGAAGAGGTTACCGTACTTCTCTTTCACCACTTCCTTACCCAGTTTTGTAATGGTAGCGGCATCGGCTCCTTCAAGTCCTCTCTTGTTCACTTCCCCTTCGCCGTAACGCTGGATGGCGGCTGCATAATCCAGGTATACCGCCTGTTTGGAAGAGCCTACGCCATAACCTGCGTCACACCTTTCTTTGGCGGCACGCGAGGCCACGTCACGTGGTACGAGATTTCCGAAAGCCGGATACCTTCTTTCCAGGTAATAATCCCTCTCTTCTTCCGGAATTTCATTCGGTTTACGGTCATCGTTCTGTTTTTTCGGCACCCAGATGCGTCCGTCGTTACGGAGCGATTCAGACATCAGCGTGAGCTTGCTTTGATGGTCTCCGGAAACAGGGATACAGGTGGGGTGGATCTGCGTAAAGCAGGGGTTACCGAAATACGCCCCCTTCTTATGTGCTTTCCAGGCGGCGGTCACGTTGCTGCCCATAGCGTTGGTACTCAGGTAGAATACGTTACCGTATCCACCGGAGCATAACAGTACGGCATGACCGAAATGTCTTTCCAGCTGCCCTGTTACCAGGTTACGGCAGATGATACCACGGGCTTTCCCGTCAATCACCACCACTTCCAGCATTTCGTGGCGGTTGTACATTTTCACATTGCCCAGCGCGATTTGCCTTTCCAGGCCCTGGTAAGCCCCGATCAGCAATTGCTGACCTGTTTGTCCGGCGGCGTAGAATGTACGTTGTACCTGTGTTCCACCGAAAGAGCGGTTACTGAGCAATCCACCATATTCACGCGCGAAGGGCACGCCCTGCGCCACGCACTGGTCGATGATGCTCACACTCACTTCAGCGAGGCGGTGCACGTTCCCTTCACGGGCGCGGTAGTCACCACCTTTCACCGTATCATAAAAAAGACGGAAAACAGAGTCTCCATCATTCTGGTAGTTTTTAGCGGCGTTGATACCACCCTGCGCGGCAATAGAGTGCGCGCGGCGGGGAGAATCCTGGAAGCAGAAAGCTTTCACTTTGTACCCCAGTTCACCTAAAGTTGCGGCGGCCGATGCACCGGCCAGGCCTGTTCCCACCACAATTACTTCGATCTTTCTTTTGTTGGCGGGGTTTACCAGCTTACAGCTGGCTTTATAGCTTTTCCACTTCTGATCTAACGGACCGGCAGGAATTTTTGAATTCAGCATATCGGAAGTTGATTCGTTTGAATAGAATTTTGAAGTATTATTTTACCCATCCCAGGTACATGGCCACGGGCATAGAGGCGAATCCGGCGCATACAATGATGGAGAACCAGAGTCCTGTTGCTTCCAGCATACCCAGGTATTTTTTGTTGTGCACACCCAGCGTTCTGAAAGCGCTGTGGAACCCGTGCATGAGGTGGAACGCGAGGGAGATACAGGCGAGTACATACAATACTACTACCAACAGACTTTCCTGGAAAACGACCAGCATTTCACCATAAAGGTTGTGCAGCACTTTTCCATCGGCATAAGCGATCTCTCCCAATCCGGTAATGCGGGAAGGCACCCAGAACTGCGCGATGTGCATAATAAGAAACAGCAACACAAGGGTTCCCAAAAGCCCCATGGAGCGGGAGTACCATTTACTGCCGCGGTTACCGTAAGTAACGGCATACCCTTTGCCGCGGCGGCTGTTGTTTTCAGCAGTAACCACCAATCCCTGAATAATGTGCAGCAAAATACCCAGGAACAATCCGATCTCAAGCGTACGCGTCACAATGGTGGATCCCATAAAATGGGCCGCCTTGTTGAACATCTCTCCGTTATCGTTCGCGAAAATTGTGGCGTTAAGCCCCACGTGCACCACCAGGAAAAGGATCAACGATATCCCCGTAAGGCTCATGATGAATTTCTTTCCAACCGACGATGTAAAAAACTGTTTCCAGTTCATACCGCAAGAATTAGGGTTTTATTAAAAAATATGACGCAAAAATAACAATCGGAGGTTCAAAACCACCTCTCATACTCATTTTTTTATGGTATTAATTAGTGGTTATCATACACCTATCTTTGCACAAAGTGTACGGGATGACAGACTCCAGGAACGATCCTTTCGCATCGGTTAGAATAACAGAATTCAGGCACTTAATGTTGGGAAGATTTTTATTCATCATGGGACTGCGCATGATGGCCACCCTCGTGGGCTGGTGGGTATATGAAATTACCCGCGACCCGCTGGCGGTGGGACTCATCGGTTTATCAGAAGTAATTCCCGCTATTTCCCTCGCTTTGTATGCCGGTCACGTGATTGATATCAGTGATAAGCGGAAGATGATGTTGAAAGGCGTAGTGCTTTACACTTTGTGCGCAGGTATTCTGTTCAGCCTTTCCCTGTTGTTATCACGGGGCAGCATTCAACAAACACCCGCATTGATTGGTATTTACGCCACCATCTTCCTGACCGGCGTGATCCGTTCTTTCACCGGTCCCACTTTCCACGCCATCCTCGCCCAAACGGTACCACGCGAAATATTACCCAACGCCATTTCCTGGAACCAGAGCGCCTGGCTCACCGGCTCAGTTACCGGGCACGCGCTTGGCGGTTTCCTCATCGCCGGGTTTCAGAATACAGGCACCCTGGCCACGATTCTGGTGGTGTTGTGTATCGCCTTCTCCTTTCTTTTCCGCATTCTTCCCAAACCACCTGAATCCATTAACGTGGAAAAGAAAACCTGGGAAAGCGTGAAGGAAGGATTGAAATTTGTGGTAGGCACAAAAGAGGTACTGGGCGCGCTTTCCCTGGACATGTTCGCCGTACTTTTCGGCGGAGCCGTGGCCATGGTACCCGTTTTCGCAAAAGACATTCTGCACATCGGCCCTATCGGTTTCGGATGGCTCAACGCCGCGGCCGATATCGGCGCCATATGCACGGTAATCGCCATCACCCTGTTCCCGCTGCAAAAAAAACAGGGACGCATCTTATTGTTCTGCGTGGCAGGCTTCGGACTTTGCATCATCCTGTTCGGACTTTCGAAATGGTTCCTGCTCTCGTTCTTTGCCCTGCTCATCAGCGGTGTTTTAGACGGCATCAGCATGGTGATCCGCGGCACCATTTTACAGTTAAAAACCCCGAGCGAACTACGTGGCAGGGTGATGTCCGTTAACTCCATGTTCATCAACTCCAGCAACGAACTCGGTCAGTTTGAAAGCGGCGTGATGGCCCGCCTCCTCGGCATCGTGCCCTCCGTGGTATTCGGTGGCTGCATGACCATCGCCGTAGTGATCGTGACCTGGTTCAAAGCGCCGGGATTAAGGAAGATGGAATATTAGTCAGAAACGAATTTTAAATGAATAGTTAAAGTCGGGCATTCAAGGAGAGGTCTTGTGAACGAAATGTATATTAGTACATGTTCCTTAACCTTAATCCTGTGTCAATGCTAAAAGCTACACTACAATTTTTTCTGCTGTTTCTCCTGTTAACTTCTGGGCTCCCTTCACCCGCTGCACCTATTCCAGGACGTGTTCAGATAAGAGGAACCGTAACAGATTATAACAGTTTCAAGGAAAAATTCTCGTTTGTACGATGGATCGTGAATGACCCAATCCTCGGCGATCAGATATCTTATGACGCTGAAGTGCAGTCTGACGGAAGCTTCCAAACAGAATTCCCCCTCTCCTTCTCCCAGGATATTATGATGGGATTGGGCGAAGAATCGATTTCCGCTGTTTTCGTCTATTCAGGCGACACCATCTACGTAACGCTGTCTGCCGCTCAGATACTCAAAAACCGTGACGATCTTGGAATCCGCTTATCAGGAAGATCAGGTAGAATTACCAAAGATATGCTCGTATTCAACAAAATGCTTGACGAATACCCCATGCGCGACCAGTGGGAAATTGCGGACAAACATATTGAGAAGGATTCTGCCATGCAGTACCTCGCCTACCGGACCAATGCGTTTGAACGTGACCGTGCTATTTTTGACAGTATCAGGAAAACCGGTACACTGAGCGCAGAAGGTATCAGATTTCTCTCACTTCACATGAAGTACCATTACTATGATGATCTTATGCGTTATACCTGGCTCCACCAATATTATAACGATAACGTTCCCGGGAGCCATGTGCCCGACGAATACCTTGCATTTATCAAACAATCCGTTCTCCACAACAATGAGGCATTAATGACCTCCAACTACAGTTTTTCCTTTCTGAAAGGATATGAATTATACGGCTCAAAACACAGAGACAACTATCATTCAGCAAAAAGTATGGTTCGAAAATGGTACAACAAAGGCTGGAACATACTCACCCCGGAACAACAGGGATGGATGACGCGCGCTTTAAGCGGAGATGTATTCACCATCCGAACAAATAGTAAATCACTGTCGTCCGCTGATGCCGATAACCTTGCAGCGCTGGTTAAAAAGGACCCTGCTGTTTGGGATAAAAGCAATGTGAAATTATTGCTGGATGCATATGAGGAAAGCAACATTGACATCAAACACGGAGAGCCCAAACCTGACGCATACCTTCAAACGCTAAAAAAAGAGTATGGAGCCGGTATCGCATTCGATATTCTTCTTGCGCAATCCTTGCAGAAAGCTATTAACCAGCATATTGAGCGCGACAAAACTTACGCAGCCAAAGCCGTCAAAGAAATCCGCAACAAACCGATCAGGGATAGAATTCAAAAAGATTACGATGCCGCAATTGCTTTCCTGAATAATCCGCAACTTCCTGACGGCAGCAACGTGCACAATCTCTCTACCAATGCCGGGGATTCAATATTAGCTTTTCTTGCGGCAAAATTCCCAGGGAAAGCACTGTACCTTGATTTCTGGGCGACCTGGTGCGGCCCCTGCTTAGAAGAGATGCCCTCCAGTAAACAACTGAGAAAAAGTTTAAAAGATAGCAATGTAGTATTTGTTTTTCTGTGCAGTTCATCGCCTGAAAGTACCTGGAAACAAGTCATCAGCAATATGAACCTGGAAGGAGAACATATTTTCCTTACTGGAAAACAAACGGAATACCTCTATAACAAATTTGGTATTTCCGCTATCCCCCATTATGTTGTAATAAACAAGAATGGTGAGATTGCTTTCAAAGCAGCAGCACGCCCCAGTAGTCAGCAAATAAAGGAACAACTTGCCAAGGCATTAAAATAAAACATTGACATAGCAATAAATAAAAGGAGCGGCTCAGTAAGCGCCACTCCTTTTATTTACG encodes the following:
- a CDS encoding MFS transporter, which translates into the protein MTDSRNDPFASVRITEFRHLMLGRFLFIMGLRMMATLVGWWVYEITRDPLAVGLIGLSEVIPAISLALYAGHVIDISDKRKMMLKGVVLYTLCAGILFSLSLLLSRGSIQQTPALIGIYATIFLTGVIRSFTGPTFHAILAQTVPREILPNAISWNQSAWLTGSVTGHALGGFLIAGFQNTGTLATILVVLCIAFSFLFRILPKPPESINVEKKTWESVKEGLKFVVGTKEVLGALSLDMFAVLFGGAVAMVPVFAKDILHIGPIGFGWLNAAADIGAICTVIAITLFPLQKKQGRILLFCVAGFGLCIILFGLSKWFLLSFFALLISGVLDGISMVIRGTILQLKTPSELRGRVMSVNSMFINSSNELGQFESGVMARLLGIVPSVVFGGCMTIAVVIVTWFKAPGLRKMEY
- a CDS encoding type II toxin-antitoxin system RelE/ParE family toxin, with amino-acid sequence MGEQDAAEIIWSRQALNQKQRISDYFEYYAPAYCLKLMKAIYDAIHKMARHPHAYPPDGRKWNNNGTYRFLVVYSYRVSFRIVGNTCRIVGIRHVKQEAKMY
- a CDS encoding succinate dehydrogenase, translating into MNWKQFFTSSVGKKFIMSLTGISLILFLVVHVGLNATIFANDNGEMFNKAAHFMGSTIVTRTLEIGLFLGILLHIIQGLVVTAENNSRRGKGYAVTYGNRGSKWYSRSMGLLGTLVLLFLIMHIAQFWVPSRITGLGEIAYADGKVLHNLYGEMLVVFQESLLVVVLYVLACISLAFHLMHGFHSAFRTLGVHNKKYLGMLEATGLWFSIIVCAGFASMPVAMYLGWVK
- a CDS encoding TlpA disulfide reductase family protein: MNDPILGDQISYDAEVQSDGSFQTEFPLSFSQDIMMGLGEESISAVFVYSGDTIYVTLSAAQILKNRDDLGIRLSGRSGRITKDMLVFNKMLDEYPMRDQWEIADKHIEKDSAMQYLAYRTNAFERDRAIFDSIRKTGTLSAEGIRFLSLHMKYHYYDDLMRYTWLHQYYNDNVPGSHVPDEYLAFIKQSVLHNNEALMTSNYSFSFLKGYELYGSKHRDNYHSAKSMVRKWYNKGWNILTPEQQGWMTRALSGDVFTIRTNSKSLSSADADNLAALVKKDPAVWDKSNVKLLLDAYEESNIDIKHGEPKPDAYLQTLKKEYGAGIAFDILLAQSLQKAINQHIERDKTYAAKAVKEIRNKPIRDRIQKDYDAAIAFLNNPQLPDGSNVHNLSTNAGDSILAFLAAKFPGKALYLDFWATWCGPCLEEMPSSKQLRKSLKDSNVVFVFLCSSSPESTWKQVISNMNLEGEHIFLTGKQTEYLYNKFGISAIPHYVVINKNGEIAFKAAARPSSQQIKEQLAKALK
- a CDS encoding fumarate reductase/succinate dehydrogenase flavoprotein subunit, translated to MLNSKIPAGPLDQKWKSYKASCKLVNPANKRKIEVIVVGTGLAGASAAATLGELGYKVKAFCFQDSPRRAHSIAAQGGINAAKNYQNDGDSVFRLFYDTVKGGDYRAREGNVHRLAEVSVSIIDQCVAQGVPFAREYGGLLSNRSFGGTQVQRTFYAAGQTGQQLLIGAYQGLERQIALGNVKMYNRHEMLEVVVIDGKARGIICRNLVTGQLERHFGHAVLLCSGGYGNVFYLSTNAMGSNVTAAWKAHKKGAYFGNPCFTQIHPTCIPVSGDHQSKLTLMSESLRNDGRIWVPKKQNDDRKPNEIPEEERDYYLERRYPAFGNLVPRDVASRAAKERCDAGYGVGSSKQAVYLDYAAAIQRYGEGEVNKRGLEGADAATITKLGKEVVKEKYGNLFDMYEKITGENPYEQPMRIYPAVHYTMGGLWVDYELMTNIPGLYALGEANFSDHGANRLGASALMQGLADGYFVIPYTIGNYLADDIRTASIPTSHPAFEAAEKEVSDRINTLMNIKGTQSVESFHKRLGKIIWDKCGMARNEAGLKQAIEEVRALRAEFWSDVRIPGKINEMNPELDKANRVADFIELGELMCIDALNRRESCGGHFREESQTEDGEALRNDEEYAYVAAWEYKGLHNWELHKEELSFEIAKPSQRSYK
- a CDS encoding succinate dehydrogenase/fumarate reductase iron-sulfur subunit, with the protein product MEHYTMNLNLKVWRQENQQDAGRFETYQVSDISSEMSFLEMFDVLNERLIKEGKDPIAFDHDCREGICGMCSMHINGKPHGPWEGTTTCQLHMRAFKDGDTVVVEPWRAKAFPVLKDLVVDRTSFDRIIQAGGYISVNTGNAVDGNAIPIEKEKADAAFAAAACIGCGACVAACKNSSAMLFLSAKVSHLALLPQGGPERKTRVLNMVAQMDKEGFGACTNTGACEATCPKEISITNIARLNGEYISAGLVSE